A segment of the Parasphingopyxis algicola genome:
GACCGGCTCCACCTCCATTTCGTCCTCGAACCGGAAACTGTCTTCGAGCAGCATCGTGCGCCCGGCATCGGTCAGGAAGTTGCAATTGGCCGCGTCGCTCGTGGTGAGGATGGCGTCCAGCGCCGGCGGTTCGGGCGCGGCCTCTACCGCTTCGCCGACCTCCGCGTCGGACGGCTGCGTCTCCGCTTCGGGCGCGGTCCCGGAACAGGCTGCCAGAAGCAATAGGCCGACTGCAGCCCCACCCGATTTCGTTTTCATCGTCGCCATCCCCCTTGAAGAAACCCGGCGCGCAGATTTTCTTCCGCATTAACAATTGTCAAGCTGTACGGCGCATGGCGCGGGTGCCGTTCGCAGTTCGGAACCAAATACCGGTTATTCGCTACGCGGATCGCCGACGCAGCCGTCGGCCCGGAATTGTCCCGGTTGCTTGCGATCAGCGCGGAGCGTTACCTTGCCGCAGCACGGAAATTTGTAGACCTCCATATGGTCGCCCCGGCCATCCGAGGTCATGAGATGGTCCGCGGCATTCGGGTGCCAACGCCCATTTTCCGCGAAGAAATTCCGGATGGTTTCGGCCTCCATCCGTAAATCGGCCGCTGCGGCGTTCGTATCCGCTGCCGGCATCGCGTCCGCTTCTTCTTCTTCCAAGTCGCCGACGCGTTCTTTCAAAATGGGTTCGACGGTGGTTTCCAGCGCGAGCAGGCGAGCGCGATCATATTCGGTCGCTGCGCGTTCCGCCGCGCGACTGGCCGCGACGAACCGCAGGACAACCGCGGTCACCGCCGGCACCGATGGCGGCCGCGCATTCGCCCAGTCTTCGGCGGCGCGCAAATCATCGCCGGTGATCAAAAGGCTTGCCGGCTCGCTGCGGTCCACCCACCGCCTGGCCAGCCCAAGCAGTCGCGAATGTTCGCGAAGCCAGACGATATCGTCACTCAACGCGTCGCAAAGGCTGCGTACCGCATTGTCGAACCGGTCGCTTTCGGTGGCGAATATGTAGTTGAGCCGTGCCAGCATCGGCGGGATATCGGCGCCCGCTACATCGTCGATCACGATCGGGGCGATCTTCTTGTCCAGCGAATTGGCGAATTCCACCTCCCACTGACAGACCTCGGATCGCGCAGAATGCGGACTGAGAAGGAAAACAATCGAATCCGCCTGGACGATCAACTGTTCCAGGCGGTCACGCCAGGCTTCCGTCGGCAGAATATCGTCGAGATCGCGGAGCGTATGGAAGCCTTCCGATTGCAGCCGCGCGACGAGCCGTTCCGCGATGTCGCGGTCTCGTCTCGAATAGGAGACGAATACGCCGCCCTTTTCGTCTTCTGACACCGGCACTCCCTCCGCCCGTTACAGGTCTCTCACACGCCAGTCGGCCTTAGAGTCGGAGGTCGAGCTGGTCCAGAGTGTCGCTGTCCCTCGCTTCTTCCTCCTTTTCACCGAACCCCGACATGGTGAGGCCGAGCAGGCGCACGCCGCGCGGATCGGGGATCAGCGTGTCGAGCAGGTCGATGCCGATCGCGAGCAGCGCGTCGCGGCTGGCGACGGGTTCGGCCAGCGAGCGGGCGCGGGTCGGGGTTTCGAAGTCCGCATAGCGTAGTTTGAGTGTCACGGTACGGCCATAGCTTTCGCCCTTTTCGGCGCGCTCCCAGACCGTGTCGGCCACCTCTTCGAGCTTCGCGATCATCGCGTCGCGGTCGTGCAGGTCCTCGCCATAGGTGCGTTCGGCGCCGAGCGACTTGCGGATGCGGTTGGGCTTGACCTGGCGGTCGTCGATGCCGCGGGCGGCGCGGTAATAGTATTGCGCGCTCTTGCCGAATTGGGCCTCGAGGAATTCGATGCTCTGCGCGCGCAGGTCGGCGCCCGTTTCGATGCCGAGCCGCTTCATCTTCTCCGCCGTTTTGGGCCCGACACCGTGGAAGCGGCGGACGGGAAGCCGGGCGACGAATTTCGGGCCCTGTTTCGGCGTCACGACGCAGATGCCGTCGGGCTTGTTCTGGTCCGAAGCGATCTTGGCGAGGAACTTGTTGTACGAGACGCCGGCCGAGGCGGTAAGCCCCGTCGCGTCCCTGATCCGCGCGCGGATCTCCTCGGCGGTCGCGGTCGCGGTCGGGAGTTTGCGATAGGCGGTAACGTCGAGATAGGCCTCGTCGAGCGAGAGCGGTTCGACGAGATCGGTATAGCTTTTGAAGATGCCGCGGATCTGGTTGGAGACCGCCCGGTAGATATCGAAGCGCGCGCGCACGAAGACCAGGTCCGGGCAGCGGCGCTTGGCGGTGACGGAGGGCATGGCCGAACGCACCCCGAACTCGCGCGCCTCGTAGGAGGCCGCCGCGACCACCCCGCGCCCGCTCGACCCGCCGACCGCTACCGGACGCCCACGCAGTTCGGGATTGTCGCGCTGTTCGACCGATGCGTAGAAGGCGTCCATATCGATATGGATGATCTTGCGCGGGCGCGCATCTCCTTGGGCGTCGTCGGGCGGCATATCGGTCACTGCGCCATTATGCCGCCAATCCGCCCGCAAGCCAGCCCGGCGGCGCCGGGCGATTTAAATCCACGGTCCGGCTCCCCATAAAGGACGGATGCCGCGCCGTTATCAGGATATCTACCCATCCGACCCGCTTGTGCGGAGCGAGGATGTGATCCGGCCGCGCGCCGCCGATCTGCTGACGCTCGAATTTTTCGAAGCGCCGCCGGCCCGGATGCCGACCGAGATTTTCGACCAGCACCATATCCTCATCAACCTGAAGGAGGAGCCGCACCGGGTCGAGAATTGGCGGAACGGCGAGCATCGCGATTTCACCTATCGCCGCAACGAGATCGTCGTGACGCCGGCCGGGATCGAGAGCGGCTGGCGGTGGCATGTGCGGTCCAGGGTCATCGTGATCACGATCCTGCCGGACGAACTCCG
Coding sequences within it:
- the dinB gene encoding DNA polymerase IV, whose product is MPPDDAQGDARPRKIIHIDMDAFYASVEQRDNPELRGRPVAVGGSSGRGVVAAASYEAREFGVRSAMPSVTAKRRCPDLVFVRARFDIYRAVSNQIRGIFKSYTDLVEPLSLDEAYLDVTAYRKLPTATATAEEIRARIRDATGLTASAGVSYNKFLAKIASDQNKPDGICVVTPKQGPKFVARLPVRRFHGVGPKTAEKMKRLGIETGADLRAQSIEFLEAQFGKSAQYYYRAARGIDDRQVKPNRIRKSLGAERTYGEDLHDRDAMIAKLEEVADTVWERAEKGESYGRTVTLKLRYADFETPTRARSLAEPVASRDALLAIGIDLLDTLIPDPRGVRLLGLTMSGFGEKEEEARDSDTLDQLDLRL
- a CDS encoding toll/interleukin-1 receptor domain-containing protein, producing the protein MSEDEKGGVFVSYSRRDRDIAERLVARLQSEGFHTLRDLDDILPTEAWRDRLEQLIVQADSIVFLLSPHSARSEVCQWEVEFANSLDKKIAPIVIDDVAGADIPPMLARLNYIFATESDRFDNAVRSLCDALSDDIVWLREHSRLLGLARRWVDRSEPASLLITGDDLRAAEDWANARPPSVPAVTAVVLRFVAASRAAERAATEYDRARLLALETTVEPILKERVGDLEEEEADAMPAADTNAAAADLRMEAETIRNFFAENGRWHPNAADHLMTSDGRGDHMEVYKFPCCGKVTLRADRKQPGQFRADGCVGDPRSE